The DNA sequence CCAATTCCATTATGCAACAATTTACAAAAGGGCGACCAGCCGGTCGCCCCTACAGTGAAATAGGCTGTAAATAAAGCTTAGCGAAGTCGCACACAAAAAAACTGACATACAATTCCGTTGTCTAAGGCTAAAATTTTAGCCTTAGACAAAATCATACCATAAAAAACAGTAATGATACGTCATTTATAAAAACCCTATTCATTTTTTTTTCACGTCCTACGAACTGAGAAATAAAATAATGTATAAATTTGTATTTGTAAACTTGATAATTAAATAATTTTCTTTCATTAATGGCATTGGGGTTGAAGTGAGGATAAATACTTATTTCGAAGATTTGTCTTTCTTTAATATTTGAGACATCATTAACATATTATCGGCAAGTTTACTTGATGTTCTCCTCATATTAAGGCTGAGAAGTCTTAATATCCTTTTTAAGAGCTTAACGCCTATTCTTGGATATGAATTTATAATTATATCAAAATTTTTTTCTGATAATACAAGGAGGTTAGATACCTCTCGAGCCTTTATTGATGCCGAACGAGGTGTATGATCAATTACAGCCATTTCTCCGATTGAATGGCCTTTATAGATTGTTGAAAGAATAACGTTTTTAGTCGGAGTACATTGTTTTATTACATCTAAAGTCCCATTTACAACAAAGCACATATAATCCCCTTTATCGCCCTCTTTAAATAAATATTCTCCAGAAGCTACTTCAATAAAAGCAATATAATCAGCTACAATTGAAAGTTCTTCTCCATTTAACTCATCAAACAAGGGAATATTAATTAAAAAATCAATAGTATTTTTTTTTAACGTGCTTTGATTAGGGAATTCTTTTACTTCCACTTTTTGCCCTCATGCAGTAAATAAATAATCAACAATTTTAAGATGAAAATCGGTATAACTCGATTATTAAGTTTTTTTATTGAGAATAGAGTTATTAAGCCTAAAAATGCCCCCCTTTAGAAAAGGGGGACTTGTAAGGTTGATAATCGAGTATAACAGCAAAGAGAAAAAAATAACCGATCTCACAACTTAATTATTATCTCACAAGAGTGCCATAAATATATGACAACGCTGACATAGCAATACTCATCAAAAGAGCGAATCCTCCTATTGAAACAATAAGAATAATAATACTACCAAAATTACCAAGGGAATCAAATATTGAGCCTGTAATATAAATAGCTACAAATACGACTATCTCTGTAACAAAAATTAAAATACCCATACCAAAGAATATTGTCCATTTTTTCCCATAAGTTAAAGCATTACTTGTAGAAATTGCGTCAATCGGATTCATTTCTTTATCAACAACAAGAAGAGGAGCGAGCATCCAAGCGATAAAAATTACATAACCCGGAATGATAAAAAAGAGAAGGCCCACCATAATTCCAGCAAACATAAATCCCATGACAAGGAAAAATTCCCCCATTCTTTTTCTATATACAGGATTAAAAATTTCTGTAGGAGATACGGATTCTCCTTTTGCCATTTTAGGAACTACACCTGTTAGCATACCTATAGTTGTTCCGACATTAAGATAAGGTATCCATATTGTAATAATCCATAAAACTGCATTAATAAGAATAGGGATTAAATTTTGTATTCCCCTTTGAATTCCATTTGTAATGATTCCTCCAATTGTTAATTCCATAAGGTACTCCTTCATTTAATTAATTAATTAATAATAGAGAATAATTTGGAAGATGTATAACATAGCTAATTTTAAGTCAAGTTGGAATTTATTATTGGATTATTCGTTTTATTCAAATAATAAATTGAGTTAACATTCAAAAATATGCTAACAACTGGCCATAGAAAACTTAAAACTTAGAAATTAAATTTAAGGATGAATTTTATGGACAATCAAATAGTATTTATGTTTTCAGGCCAAGGTTCTCAATTTTTTCAAATGGGAAATGAATTATATGAATCTCATCCTATATTTCAAAAATGGATGAAAAAACTTGATGCTGTATGCCTTGATATAAACGGAACGTCAATCATTGATAAAATTTTTGATAAAACAAAAAAAAAGAGCGATTTATTTGATAATACTTTACACACCCATCCAGCTATATTCATGGTTGAATATGCACTTGCAAAAACTTTGATAGAAGAAGGCATTGAACCTGATTATGTTTTAGGCTCAAGTCTTGGGGAATTTGCATCAGCGGCTTTATCTAATGCCATTACGTTTGAAAAAGCAATTGAATCTATAATCAAACAGGCAGAAATATTAGAATTTCGATGTAAAAAAGGAGGGATGGCAGCTATCCTCTATGATTCAAATCTTTATTATGAATCCAAAATATTACACGAAAATTCACAAATAGCTGCTATTAATTTTCAATCTCATTTTGTTGTTTCTGGACGTATAGAAAAATTAGACCTAATAGAAAATTTTTTAAGGGAAAGGAACATAACTTACATGAGGATACCTGTCTCCCTGCCATTTCATTCATCATTTATTGACGATGCTGAAAACGATTACAAAGCCTATTTATCGGAGCAAACTTATAAAAAACCTGAAATTCCTATGATTTCATGCATATCTGCATCAATTATAGATACTATTGATAAAAATTATTTTTGGAATGTTGTAAGACAGCCAATACTTTTTGAAAAAACTATTAAAGAACTATACAAAAAAAATAAATTTATCTATATTGATTTAGGCCCATCAGGAACTTCATCTGTGTTTGTAAAATATAATCTTGAAAAAATACTTGAACCTAAATGTTTTAATATTATAACTCCTTTTGGGAATGACTTAAAAAATTTGGAAAAATTAAAGGGTGAAGTCCAAAAGGATTATTCCATACACAAAAAAAGTTTAAACAAACAAATTAAGGAGGATCATAAAATGTTGACTTTTGTTTTCCCTGGCCAAGGCTCACAAAAAAAAGGAATGGGCGGAGTTTTATTTGATGATTTTAAAGATTTAACATCGATTGCTGACGAAATTTTAGGATACTCAATAAAAACACTTTGCATGGAAGATCCTGAAAATAAATTAGGACAGACTCAATATACTCAGCCTGCTTTATATGTTGTTAATGCGCTATCATATCTTAAAAAAGTTAATGAAACTGAAACGCTTCCTAACTACGTTGCAGGTCATAGTTTAGGAGAATATGACGCTTTGTTTGCATCAGGAATATTTAGCTTTGAAACAGGCTTAAAACTCGTTCAAAAACGAGGCGCTCTTATGAGCCAAGCTAAAGGCGGAGGCATGGCAGCTGTAATAGGGTTATCCCAAGAAAAAATCGAAACAATTTTAAAAGAAA is a window from the Desulfobacterales bacterium genome containing:
- a CDS encoding cyclic nucleotide-binding domain-containing protein, with the translated sequence MEVKEFPNQSTLKKNTIDFLINIPLFDELNGEELSIVADYIAFIEVASGEYLFKEGDKGDYMCFVVNGTLDVIKQCTPTKNVILSTIYKGHSIGEMAVIDHTPRSASIKAREVSNLLVLSEKNFDIIINSYPRIGVKLLKRILRLLSLNMRRTSSKLADNMLMMSQILKKDKSSK